Genomic segment of Photobacterium profundum SS9:
TCATACCTTGTTGTCGGATCCGGCATTGTTGGCATTATTGGATCTTCCTGTTGATCGGGTTATTTCGACCGAAGAGCTTGAACAAGCGGTAGAGCGTTTGCATGCGCAAGATAACTTTTCTCGCATCACGTATGTTATTGATCAAAAAGATGATGAGAATATTCTGAATCTCGATGTGACAGAAAAATCGTGGGGACCTGGCTACCTTAATTTTAAATTTTCATTTGAAGATGATTTTACCAATCGTTCTGATTTTTCGTTTGGCGCCCAGTACATTTATACCGATTTAACCGATCGTGGTGGTGAATGGAAACTGGAATGGGAAATAGGAAGCTGGAAAAAAGTAAATACTGAGTTTTATTTTCCTATTGACTATAAACAAGAATATTTCACTGCTTTTGGTCTGGGGTGGAATAACGAAATACGTAAATTTACCGCTGGGAATGACGTATTTGCCACGCTGGAACCTGGGTTGTTTAATTTCGAGACTCAATATGAAGATGTGAATACGTTTGCCGAGATTGGCTGGAATATACGCCCATGGAGTGCTATCAAAGTGGGTTATCAAGGGCAACTTGGTGATGTCACATTAATTGACAATGATGGAATAAAAGAAAAATACAGTGCATATGGTCCTTATATTGCGGCGACTCACGATACGCTTGATAGTTATTACTTCCCATCAGCAGGTTTACTGATTGATGCTCGATTCGGGCATAGTCAAACCAGTAGTGAAGTCGGTAGTAATCAAGCGGATGACGAGACATTCTATTATGATGTTAATTTGATGAAGCCTTTTTCGTATGATAGGCACACGATATCTGCTTTGGTGAAAACAGGTGGTTCAGATTCGAATGAGTTACTGCCGATATACGTACAAGATCTTGGCGGGTTGTTCAATCTATCAGGGTATCATCGCTACGAATTGAATGGCCGTTACCGTGCTTTTGGTGCGCTTATTTATCGTTACCGTTGGATCGATAATGACTTTGGTGTCTTCTCTACCCCGATTTACCTTGGCGGATCATTAGAACAAGGTGGCGTGTGGAATGATAAGTCAGATATTAGTTGGAATAGTGCGATTACTGCAGGCAGTCTCTATATCGGGATTGATTCTCCGATAGGACCTGTTTACTTAGGCTATGGTCTAGCGGATGGCAAAGAGAGTTCGTTCTATTTTTCTTTGGGGGGCTCCTTCAAATAATGAAAGCGATTGATTAACAACATATGCCCAAGTTACCTCAAGATGCTCGTTTCAGCGAGAATTTGTTGGGCTCTAGGCAAGGCACTTATTTATAGACCTAGTCGTTCTACGTTGAAAATAAGTAACACCGCATAGAGCCCAACAAAACTCGCCCTTCGGGAGTGATTCAGCGTATCTACTTCTGTGTCAAATGTGTTGCACTTATTGTATTACTCCAGCGGAATGCCATTCCTATACACATTTTCCTTGAATTAAATACGCTGAGATCACTCTGAATCCTGCATCTTGAGGTAGCTTGGGCATAAATATTTTGACATTAGGCTGACATTTTATGTTAGAGAAAGGGCAAACTGGTTAGCGATATAACCTTTGTCCCTTTCAATAAGAGCTGCGGGATGTTGAATGGTCTGTCATGGATGGCCGATATTTAACGTTCATTTTTGTTGAACTGTAAATTATGAGTTTTTGCGAGCCACGTATATGGCTCGCTTTTTTTTAGACCTTCGCTATTTTGGCTGGCAGGGCTTGCCTTGCTGCTGCACCGACTACCCAATCAAGCAATACCCCTTTTCCTTCTCGTGTCGGATCGGTTAAGCCTATATCGTTAATATTCACGCCGTCAGTGTTATATCGATTGATTGGCTGAACCTTATCACCGATGGTGTGCGATCTTGCTCCTAGCTCTTTGTGACCAAAGCCGTGCTCGATGCCGAGAGTGCCTTGTTGTACCCCTTCTACGATTATCGCGATAGCGATTGTCGAATTGCTCGGGGTGGTAATCGTGAATTGATCCCCTGTGCTTAACTCCCACTTCAGCGCATCTTGTGGGTGTATATACACTGGGTTTACCCCCTTAATTGAATTTAAGCGCGGTGATAAATTGGATACGGCACTGTGAATATTGGATTTGAAGTTCGTTAGAGTAAATGGCCATTCTTGTTCGGTATATCGTTCACGAAGGGGCGTGCCATCTGCCAGTTTTTGTGGGTACCACGTTGGGCAACCAGAATAAAACTGCCCCGATAGTGTATTTCGTGACGTACCCAGCTTTTCATTCCAAATCGCTAACGGCTTTTTCCATTGATACTTCATGAATTCACCTTTATAGCTTTCAGAGGCATCTTCAAAGCGCCCACCACGAGAAAGAATAAAGGCGACTTTACCCAATTCCTCTTTTGTCAGAACGCGCTGCATGTCGGGTAATAGGCGTTCTAATCCAGATAGGTATATATCTTCTGCACTGGCTGCGGGTACGCCTTTTGCGACATACGCTAAATTAGCCGCCGATCGTAGGTAAAAATCTTCAGCATTATGAATGGCGTGCCAATTTCCTTGTGCATCTTTAATCGCGTTTTCACCAAAGCCTCCTAATGATAAACGCTTGGCAATATCGATGAAAAAGTTTTCTAAGTTAATGCTGCGCCCATCGGCAGTTTTCTCCGTAAGAGGCTTCACGATTGGCCAACGTGCTGTCACAGCTTTGGTCGGTACACCATGCCATGGGCTGGTCATTCCCCAGCTTTCATAGGTGACTGTATCTGGCACGATATAATCAGAAAGGGCTGTTGTTTCATTAATGAATGCATCGACCGAGATAATCAATGGCAGCTCTTTCGGATCTTTGAGTTTTTCACCAAGAAGATCTTGTAGGCCAGGCACGCCATATAAAGGATTGGCCATATGATTGATCCACGCTTTTAAACGGTAAGGATAACCATCGATCGCGGCCGATAAATGTTCGGTTAATAACGGGGCTGAGATCGGATACCAAGGCGCTCGAGTTGGATAAGGCGATTTGCCTGCAGCGACTTTACGCTTGTATTCGCTGGTTTTTTCATAAGGGAATTTGCTACGTGATAAAAACACGCCTTTAGGCCCAACTTTACCCGGGAAGGTGGTGAAATCATAACGCGGTCCGTTACCGGATGTTGGGTAGCCACCAGCCTTGGCCATTACACCGCCTTTTAGATTGATATTACCGATCATCGCGTTCAGCATCAGAATGGTATAGGCGTTGTAGAAACCGTTGCTGTGCATGTTACCGCCGTGGGTATCGACAACGGCTTTAGTGCCGTGTGACGTAAAGCGCTGAGCAAGGCTTATTATCTGATTTTCTGAGATCCCACATTGTTCGCTGTAATATGCGATGTTGTATTTAAAGGCTTGTTCTTTTAAATGCTGAAAGGATGATTTTACCCGTATCGTGCCTTGTGTGGTTTCTATGTAGGTATCGACAAATAGCTGAGCAGGTTTTGTTTGTGTATTGACACTCAGGGTATTGGTTTTTGCATCCATTATTAAATAAGCATCAGCTTCTGACCGTGGTTCTCCCTCATAAGGCATACCCATGTCGGAAGCGCGTAAGAAAGAACCAAAACGCGGATGGCTTTCATCACTGATCACCAAGTGTGTTGCGTTACACCAGTGTGCTGTACCTGCTGTACTCATGGCTTGGGCACTAGGCTGTGATAAGAAAGTGCGGTTGTAACGTTCATTGGCAATGATCCACTGAATCATTCCCATCACAAGGGCGGAATCGGTACCGGGTTTGATCGGTAACCAGTTATTGTTTAACCCTGCCGCTAAACTTGATGAGGCAGGCAGAGCAGGGGAAAGCACAACATATTCAAAATTGCCATTGGTACGTGCATTGGCGAGTTGCCTTGCTTGGCGTTTAAAAGGATTGCCTGCTTGTGCTGGCGACATCCCAATAAACAATGCAAATTCAGTATTGTCTAAATCTGGCTTTACGTGTGAAAACTTATCCAAGTCATTCATCAGTGCGCCAGAACCGGCACGGAAGGCATAACCACAGTACGAACCGTGATGGCCAAAATTACGCGTTCCAAAACTGTTAAAGGCAAAGCGTTTTAGAATATCATCACGGCCTTCATTGCCTGCATTGGTCACTAATAATTGATTGGCTTTAGGGCCATATTCAGGGTTATTGGGGTCGACAGGGGTGGTTAAGTCACGAATGGCTTTTAATCCATCAACATGGCCTTCATTAAAGAGATCGCCGCCTTCAGTTACTTCCGTGAGTAATTGTTCATAGCTAATAGGGATCCATTTCCCTTCGCCACGCTTGCCAACGCGCTTTAATGGCTGGGTAATTCGATATGGGCTGTTACGTATTTCTAACATGCCATTGCCACGGGCACAGGCAGTCGAACGCCCCGCTAAACCTGCTTCACCTGTTAGCGATAGGTATGCCTGTTTTACTGGGGTGTTAAATGGAATTTGTTGATCATTTGACAGCGGATGATAAGGATTACCTGAGATACGTAAAATCTCATCCGTTTTATTATCAACACGAACTCTCACACCACATAGCGTCCAACAGCCAAAACACATCGAAGGGGCAACACGCTGATTAGGGTTTGAAATTAAATTCCCGTTCTCATTAACTTTGTATTCAGGCTCCAGCGAATTACCAAAGTGAGCATCTTTGGTCGGTACACCTGATGTACCTGTTACCAAGCCTTCAGCCATGTGTTGAGCAGTCGAAGAATAACCCGCGGCAAATGCAGAGACACCACCGACAGCCAAACCTGATTTGATAAATTGACGACGTTTCTTATCCATAATGTTGCCCTCTACAGTACGTGGTGCGCAGACGGCGCAACAGATGAAGATGAAAGAGTTCGGGAAGCTTTAGGTGGGTGCACGACTTCGCTTAATACTGCTGCGAGTGCGATCCATAAACCTGCCATGGCGATAATGCCCAATAGCCCTGCAGGTCCCATTGGCAATTCATAAGGATAAGTGCCAGCATCGTAACGGGGGATGGTTTGTACATCCATAATGGTGACCCAGCGAAGATACCAACAACTGAATAACGTGATGGCGCTGGTAATGACTAATCCCATTTTTCTGGTGGAAAAAGACTGTGCCGTAAAACGAATGGCAAGGGCAATACAGCAAACAAATAAAAACGCGAGTATGGCTAAACGAGTAACCCATTGTGGATCGTTGAGTAACGTTAAACTATTACTGTTTACGACCCATAATGGTAATAAAATCAAGGCTAAAACGGCACTTAATAATATGGTGCGTTTAAGCAGAATATTGTCACCGTTAGTGAGAGATGATTTTGCAGTAAGGCTCGAATCGATCGTGAGCAGCAACATAATTCCGGTTAAGCTAATCGCTCCCAGAAAAGCGGTGACAAACCACAGCAATGGTGAAGCCAGTTGATGCCATAACGGACGGCTTTGAAGTACCGCAATTTCAGCGCCGGTATACAGCGCAATGGTTAAACCAGACAGTGCCGTCAATACGGTTAATGCGATAAAGACGTTTGATGATACCGTCCAATTTCCAAGGGTTAACTTACTGGCGAGTTTAACGATGCGGTAGGGGCTATTTTTGAGTTGTTGAATATCAGAACGCAAATACAGCCATGCGACTAACACTGCTAAAGTAGAAAAAAGTGGTAAGAATAACGATCCATTCGACATCCACGACCATGATGTTAAATGCGTAAAGAAGTGCCAAGCACGTCCCGGTTGGTGAAGATCTGCGGTTAATGCTAGCGGGCCGACAACTGCTGAAATGGCTAACACAAGCGCAAGGGCTGCACGTAATGCATGGCTCGTGTGGCGTTTAAATACACATGCGATACAAAATAAAATGGCCGCGGCGTAAGCTGATCCAATATAGAAAAAGTATTGTACTGCCCACGGTAGCCAAGCGATGTCTTGCGGAGGAACAAGAATTTCAGTTATGTTCATTATTTCTCTCCTTGAGGATGGTAAATCGCCGCTTTACCATCAATGTGTGAGCTGAATTCAGTGTTTAAACCGATATAAAACACATGTGGCTTGGTGTTCTCTTCCGGTTTCAATACTTTTATTCGTCACCTAAAAGGTTAAAACCACCGACTTTAGTCGGTCAGCTTCAGCTATGATATTTTACGGTCATCGATGATGTTGGAGCATGATTATGGATTATAGATATGGAAGTCATACAGTCTTCAAAATTCAGTACCATTTCGTTTTTGTAACGAAGTATCGTTATCAAGTTTTGACTGGTGATGTTGGCTTGAAAGCTCGAGAGCTAATCAGGCAAACATGTCATGCTTTTGAGATTGATATTTTGAAGGGGGTAATCAGTAAAGATCATGTTCACTTGTTAGTTTCTGCACCACCCAATATGGCACCTAGCGAAATAATGCGAAGGATTAAAGGCCGTACATCGGCTAAGTTGTTCGAGAGTTATCCTGATTTAAAGAAGAAATACTGGGGACGTCATTTTTGGGCTAGAGGCTACTTTTGTGTGACATCTGGTGACCTAACGGAAGAAATGATAAAGGAATACCTTGATCATCACTTTGAGCCCAAGGCTGAAGATAACTTCAGGACAGAAGGCTAACGAAAACGGGTCTTTGACCCGTATCCGGACTTTCAGTCCTTAATACTAACCCACCTACTTTAGTAGGTGGTTGTTTAGTTCGTCTTTATGTTCAACGAGCAGTCGGTTTATTTCG
This window contains:
- a CDS encoding patatin-like phospholipase family protein, with protein sequence MLGSVFCLLAFNQMAFAQVTADVESNHDRKKIGLVLSGGGAKGAAHIGVIEVLEANRIPIDIVTGTSMGAYVGGMYAMGLDATEVKNRTFAADWEGGYKERVGRNDLVLRRKQQNDDYQLHTDLGISLEGEFKSKPGAFQGQGMAVLLRSLTHNLPTLKSFDDLAIPYRSVATDIAKVQPVVLDSGHLATTMQASMTVPGALKPVIWNNKQLVDGGVVNNMPVDVAKSLGADVIIAVDLRDPLLPESDLNSALNIISQLITFMTNSNTDHQISLMKEGDVYLQPDVTFMTAPDFDKMEAAYQAGKNVARASLSQLLPYQLSEDDYMAYIKAKQDRRSRLSSRPAYYIDNIVLNNHTLLSDPALLALLDLPVDRVISTEELEQAVERLHAQDNFSRITYVIDQKDDENILNLDVTEKSWGPGYLNFKFSFEDDFTNRSDFSFGAQYIYTDLTDRGGEWKLEWEIGSWKKVNTEFYFPIDYKQEYFTAFGLGWNNEIRKFTAGNDVFATLEPGLFNFETQYEDVNTFAEIGWNIRPWSAIKVGYQGQLGDVTLIDNDGIKEKYSAYGPYIAATHDTLDSYYFPSAGLLIDARFGHSQTSSEVGSNQADDETFYYDVNLMKPFSYDRHTISALVKTGGSDSNELLPIYVQDLGGLFNLSGYHRYELNGRYRAFGALIYRYRWIDNDFGVFSTPIYLGGSLEQGGVWNDKSDISWNSAITAGSLYIGIDSPIGPVYLGYGLADGKESSFYFSLGGSFK
- a CDS encoding tetrathionate reductase subunit A produces the protein MDKKRRQFIKSGLAVGGVSAFAAGYSSTAQHMAEGLVTGTSGVPTKDAHFGNSLEPEYKVNENGNLISNPNQRVAPSMCFGCWTLCGVRVRVDNKTDEILRISGNPYHPLSNDQQIPFNTPVKQAYLSLTGEAGLAGRSTACARGNGMLEIRNSPYRITQPLKRVGKRGEGKWIPISYEQLLTEVTEGGDLFNEGHVDGLKAIRDLTTPVDPNNPEYGPKANQLLVTNAGNEGRDDILKRFAFNSFGTRNFGHHGSYCGYAFRAGSGALMNDLDKFSHVKPDLDNTEFALFIGMSPAQAGNPFKRQARQLANARTNGNFEYVVLSPALPASSSLAAGLNNNWLPIKPGTDSALVMGMIQWIIANERYNRTFLSQPSAQAMSTAGTAHWCNATHLVISDESHPRFGSFLRASDMGMPYEGEPRSEADAYLIMDAKTNTLSVNTQTKPAQLFVDTYIETTQGTIRVKSSFQHLKEQAFKYNIAYYSEQCGISENQIISLAQRFTSHGTKAVVDTHGGNMHSNGFYNAYTILMLNAMIGNINLKGGVMAKAGGYPTSGNGPRYDFTTFPGKVGPKGVFLSRSKFPYEKTSEYKRKVAAGKSPYPTRAPWYPISAPLLTEHLSAAIDGYPYRLKAWINHMANPLYGVPGLQDLLGEKLKDPKELPLIISVDAFINETTALSDYIVPDTVTYESWGMTSPWHGVPTKAVTARWPIVKPLTEKTADGRSINLENFFIDIAKRLSLGGFGENAIKDAQGNWHAIHNAEDFYLRSAANLAYVAKGVPAASAEDIYLSGLERLLPDMQRVLTKEELGKVAFILSRGGRFEDASESYKGEFMKYQWKKPLAIWNEKLGTSRNTLSGQFYSGCPTWYPQKLADGTPLRERYTEQEWPFTLTNFKSNIHSAVSNLSPRLNSIKGVNPVYIHPQDALKWELSTGDQFTITTPSNSTIAIAIIVEGVQQGTLGIEHGFGHKELGARSHTIGDKVQPINRYNTDGVNINDIGLTDPTREGKGVLLDWVVGAAARQALPAKIAKV
- the nrfD gene encoding NrfD/PsrC family molybdoenzyme membrane anchor subunit, translated to MNITEILVPPQDIAWLPWAVQYFFYIGSAYAAAILFCIACVFKRHTSHALRAALALVLAISAVVGPLALTADLHQPGRAWHFFTHLTSWSWMSNGSLFLPLFSTLAVLVAWLYLRSDIQQLKNSPYRIVKLASKLTLGNWTVSSNVFIALTVLTALSGLTIALYTGAEIAVLQSRPLWHQLASPLLWFVTAFLGAISLTGIMLLLTIDSSLTAKSSLTNGDNILLKRTILLSAVLALILLPLWVVNSNSLTLLNDPQWVTRLAILAFLFVCCIALAIRFTAQSFSTRKMGLVITSAITLFSCWYLRWVTIMDVQTIPRYDAGTYPYELPMGPAGLLGIIAMAGLWIALAAVLSEVVHPPKASRTLSSSSVAPSAHHVL
- the tnpA gene encoding IS200/IS605-like element ISPpr13 family transposase, giving the protein MDYRYGSHTVFKIQYHFVFVTKYRYQVLTGDVGLKARELIRQTCHAFEIDILKGVISKDHVHLLVSAPPNMAPSEIMRRIKGRTSAKLFESYPDLKKKYWGRHFWARGYFCVTSGDLTEEMIKEYLDHHFEPKAEDNFRTEG